From a region of the Coffea arabica cultivar ET-39 chromosome 3e, Coffea Arabica ET-39 HiFi, whole genome shotgun sequence genome:
- the LOC113736221 gene encoding uncharacterized protein, which translates to MRSKDVLEKDDLEEEDSLQSVSKSRDSAEGITLSEDFLPKKESDHIVVLSISGRNSCSRQWFFQKLYGLDNAIPKHIITFDEKYLRRCLEWMHISAFGVFSCNFSSIGVFHNDLSSRGISSRRAYDMARLVIEHPLALLTDSVAISSAGERILGTISASKSMINILRSPLLHQLGALDSNASNGGRGLVDIKEAVASDFISSPVKFNTSKPNKLKDVVLGDNEYGSEPVHKRLASVSSTNSTSSDQSSFSASAAIFQGMLQCTWKDGCPNYLFSVDDQGEVYAANLLKIQSPEDKSLDYIYSFHLKSGPKRDLNIRDRELDLVAKMKVSTSITLCPRNSEIMETQFVLFGSSESWMQETQTSVSVLKKNKGLTKKVADVFRTSQSRKQRTSSKLWGTSIILEDTSWESSDDLCDNFDQSPANLLENDIPPNLELAAIVVKDHIPHKPKEPEIGGWGLKFLRKSGNIQTDAVSENSSISERGQRDGGECSTSMNILVPAGFHGGPRARKGGPSSLLERWHSGGHCECGGWDIGCPLTVISTRTNRIENLPHSDNSGECKTVDFFVEGSRQISPIMKMTNIHDGLYYIHFRSTLSALQSFSIAAAIIHSNSPSLRPKLYRS; encoded by the exons ATGAGAAGCAAAGATGTCCTGGAGAAAGATGACCTGGAGGAAGAAGATTCATTGCAGTCTGTGAGCAAGAGTAGAGACTCAGCAGAAGGGATTACTTTGTCTGAAGATTTCCTGCCAAAGAAAGAGTCTGACCACATAGTTGTTCTAAGCATATCGGGAAGAAATAGTTGCAGTAGGCAGTGGTTCTTCCAAAAGCTCTATGGTCTAGATAATGCAATTCCGAAGCACATTATAACTTTTGATGAAAAATACCTTCGTCGCTGTCTGGAATGGATGCATATCAGTGCGTTTGGAGTATTTTCATGCAATTTTTCGTCTATTGGGGTCTTTCACAATGACTTAAGTTCAAGAGGAATTAGTAGTAGACGTGCATATGATATGGCTAGGTTAGTTATTGAACATCCATTGGCTCTTTTAACAGATAGTGTTGCAATAAGTTCTGCAGGAGAAAGGATTCTGGGCACAATCTCTGCCAGCAAGAGCATGATAAACATTTTGAGGAGCCCGTTGCTTCATCAGTTGGGAGCCCTCGATTCTAATGCCAGCAATGGAGGAAGAGGTCTAGTGGACATCAAAGAAGCAGTTGCTTCTGATTTTATTAGCTCTCCTGTTAAATTCAATACCAGTAAGCCTAATAAACTGAAGGACGTGGTGCTTGGAGACAATGAATATGGATCTGAGCCAGTGCACAAGAGACTGGCTTCTGTATCAAGCACAAATTCTACCAGCTCTGATCAGTCTTCTTTCTCTGCATCAGCTGCTATTTTCCAAGGAATGCTGCAGTGCACGTGGAAGGATGGATGCCCCAATTATCTTTTCTCTGTGGATGATCAAGGGGAGGTTTATGCTGCCAACTTACTGAAGATCCAGTCACCAGAGGACAAGTCTCTCGACTATATTTACTCATTTCATTTAAAATCAGGTCCCAAGAGAGACCTGAATATTCGGGATAGAGAGTTAGATCTTGTTGCTAAGATGAAAGTGTCTACTTCAATAACATTGTGCCCCAGGAATTCAGAAATCATGGAGACAcaatttgttttgtttggttCCAGTGAAAGTTGGATGCAAGAGACCCAAACCTCAGTTAGTGTTCTTAAAAAGAACAAAGGGCTGACAAAGAAGGTAGCAGATGTTTTCAGGACAAGCCAGTCTCGTAAGCAAAGAACGTCTTCAAAGTTATGGGGAACGAGTATTATCCTTGAAGACACATCCTGGGAGTCTTCTGATGATCTATGTGACAATTTTGATCAGAGTCCGGCCAATCTTCTGGaaaatgacattccaccaaatCTTGAGTTGGCTGCCATAGTTGTGAAGGACCATATACCTCACAAACCTAAGGAGCCAGAAATTGGTGGTTGGGGTTTGAAATTTCTGAGGAAATCTGGCAACATCCAGACTGATGCAGtttcagaaaattcatcaatttcagAACGTGGCCAACGAGATGGTGGAGAATGCTCAACAAGCATGAATATTCTAGTTCCAGCAGGTTTTCACGGTGGACCAAGAGCCAGGAAAGGCGGGCCATCAAGCCTCTTGGAGAGATGGCACTCCGGTGGGCATTGTGAATGCGGAGGTTGGGATATCGGGTGCCCGCtcactgtaatcagtacaagaACAAACAGAATTGAGAATCTGCCCCATTCAGATAATTCTGGAGAGTGCAAGACAGTTGACTTCTTTGTAGAG GGTTCCCGGCAAATTTCACCTATCATGAAAATGACAAACATTCATGATGGCTTATACTATATTCATTTCCGGTCGACTCTGTCAGCCCTCCAGTCTTTCTCAATTGCTGCAGCAATTATTCATAGTAATAGTCCTTCGCTTCGACCCAAATTGTACAGGAGTTGA
- the LOC113736253 gene encoding uncharacterized protein, which produces MLQDMVHHQEQLPLEEISSPINAQIFDFCESELFPETLQNSEVASNSNCCYEEHSSYSTNLSLTPDMNRYTNNLLVKDEPPETATTTHTVTSTMTSTMTTTTTNNNSNLSVIFDSTDDIENDISVSIDFGNSTAYNIPQYVHNQLDQFDYSSLNARSSVTDVADGSLAQYPGEPPAVPLMAPPMPPVYEEECLSAMPPYMRLSTSSPSCSLLDPTIGPYLPGTLNAALAAENPGIFSGGCLFLGTELPPQELEFQGENGGIFCPDAMPRVYNCSTELQAISNESQQFVNGAGNSTPLASEISNLDDPTFKVGKLTVEERREKIHRYMKKRNERNFSKKIKYACRKTLADSRPRVRGRFAKNDELEMNRTACSISNQEEDTDEDVVVKDEDDMVDSSDIFAHISGVNSFKCNPLHLGVEQL; this is translated from the exons ATGTTGCAGGACATGGTTCACCATCAAGAACAGCTTCCCCTT GAAGAAATTTCAAGCCCCATTAATGCTCAGATTTTCGACTTCTGTGAGTCTGAATTATTTCCAGAGACTCTACAAAATTCTGAAGTTGCTTCCAACTCAAACTGTTGCTATGAAGAGCACTCTTCCTATTCTACAAATCTTTCCCTTACTCCTGACATGAACAGATACACTAACAACTTACTAGTTAAAGATGAACCACCCGAGACTGCCACCACAACTCATACCGTGACCTCCACCATGACCTCCACCATGACCACAACCACAACTAACAACAATAGTAATCTATCTGTAATCTTTGACTCCACAGATGATATTGAAAATGACATCTCTGTTTCCATAGACTTCGGTAATTCTACAGCATATAACATTCCTCAGTACGTCCATAACCAACTAGACCAGTTCGATTACTCTTCCTTGAATGCTCGAAGTTCAGTGACAGACGTGGCTGATGGATCACTTGCTCAGTATCCTGGAGAACCCCCTGCTGTCCCACTTATGGCGCCTCCGATGCCTCCTGTTTATGAAGAGGAATGCTTGTCTGCCATGCCACCTTACATGCGCTTGAGTACTTCTTCGCCTTCTTGTTCTCTACTTGATCCTACTATTGGACCATACCTGCCAGGGACTCTCAATGCTGCATTAGCAGCAGAAAATCCAGGAATTTTCTCTGGAGGTTGCCTTTTCCTTGGCACTGAATTGCCACCTCAGGAATTAGAATTCCAGGGAGAAAATGGTGGAATTTTTTGCCCAGATGCCATGCCCCGAGTTTATAACTGCAGCACTGAGCTTCAG GCAATTAGTAATGAGAGTCAACAGTTTGTTAATGGAGCTGGAAATTCTACTCCCTTGGCATCAGAGATATCAAATCTAGATGATCCAACTTTCAAGGTGGGCAAGCTCACTGTTgaagaaaggagagaaaagatACATCGGTATATGAAGAAGAGAAATGAAAGGAACTTCAGCAAAAAAATCAAG TATGCATGCCGCAAAACACTGGCAGACAGCAGGCCTCGTGTTAGGGGAAGGTTTGCAAAAAATGATGAGCTGGAGATGAATAGAACTGCTTGTAGCATTAGCAACCAAGAAGAGGACACAGATGAGGAT GTGGTCGtgaaagatgaagatgataTGGTTGATTCCTCAGATATTTTTGCACATATCAGTGGCGTGAACTCTTTCAAATGCAATCCTCTCCATCTTGGAGTTGAACAGCTTTAA